The following coding sequences are from one Rutidosis leptorrhynchoides isolate AG116_Rl617_1_P2 chromosome 11, CSIRO_AGI_Rlap_v1, whole genome shotgun sequence window:
- the LOC139876492 gene encoding uncharacterized protein, giving the protein MENLFFLVQMSDVPPAGISGSTDSDPVALPTATPAAATADTPAPTPTSDPGASTSGAGTSAPAPVSAPGPSRSQPRIGGIEIPAEFGEGPFRNHMRTPCRRTPDGRLVVIPPGRHRQMLAAFGRFGLPAQPPVSPPHDSDDSSADSSSSDDSSDDEDPADRPIQAPSTPPKKRYRFDGTVIPGVNRGRAFTDAFGHRRRVTARKRVVPYPADPQIRKVPRYVLTIPGTVPPRFRYGPLTSRDVPSTSGAGPSTSAPPAPPAPPAPSNEELMREVETLRARVTELEEQLARGAVHPPSP; this is encoded by the coding sequence atggaaaatttatttttccttgttcagatgtcggatgttccacctgctggcatttcgggcagtacagactcagaccccgtcgccctacctactgctacacctgctgctgctactgccgatacacctgccccgacacccactagtgatcccggcgcttctacttccggagctggtactagtgcacctgccccagtgtctgctcccggaccctcgaggtcacagccccgcattggtggtattgagatacccgcggagttcggggaagggccgtttcgtaaccacatgcgcacgccttgccgacgcactcccgacggacgtttagtcgtgattccgccaggcagacaccgacagatgttggccgccttcggacgctttggattaccagctcagccaccagtgtcaccaccacacgattcggatgactcatccgccgattcttcatcatcagacgactccagcgatgatgaggatcctgctgatagacctattcaggcaccctccaccccgccgaagaagcggtaccgtttcgacggcaccgtcattccaggggtgaatagaggtcgtgcttttactgacgcttttggccatcgtcgtagggttactgctcgtaaacgagttgtgccataccctgccgacccacagatacgtaaggttccccgttacgtattgactattcctggaaccgtaccacctagatttagatacggaccgcttacatctagggacgtaccgtctacatccggagccggaccatctacatcagcaccacccgcaccacctgccccaccagctccctctaacgaggaactgatgagggaggttgagactctccgagctcgagtcactgagctcgaggagcagttggctcgaggagcagttcacccgccttcaccgtag